A section of the Myxococcus virescens genome encodes:
- a CDS encoding YciI family protein, giving the protein MKYLLMIYENEKAAETLSEADVQRVMGEYGTFEQAIRQSGHFISGEELEPTAAATTVRIRDGKRLTTDGPFAETREQLGGFFLVEARDLDEAIGIASRIPSARSGSIEVRPVREFTLPQD; this is encoded by the coding sequence ATGAAGTACCTGCTGATGATCTACGAGAACGAGAAGGCCGCCGAGACGCTGTCGGAGGCGGACGTCCAGCGCGTGATGGGGGAGTACGGCACCTTCGAGCAGGCCATCCGGCAGAGCGGGCACTTCATCTCGGGCGAGGAGCTGGAGCCCACGGCGGCGGCCACCACGGTGCGCATCCGCGACGGCAAGCGACTGACGACCGACGGCCCATTCGCGGAGACGCGGGAGCAACTGGGCGGCTTCTTTCTCGTGGAGGCCAGGGACCTCGACGAGGCGATTGGCATCGCGTCTCGCATTCCCAGCGCGCGCAGCGGCTCCATCGAGGTGCGGCCGGTGCGGGAATTCACCCTGCCCCAGGACTGA
- a CDS encoding ABC transporter ATP-binding protein, with the protein MIEAKNVSKRYGETLVVDGVTLSLPVGGITSIIGPNGAGKSTLLSMMSRVMPMSSGNVWVDGLDVTTTPGDTLAKRLAILRQDNHISARLTVRELVTFGRYPHTKDRPTVQDREHVERAIEHMGLSALADRFLDEMSGGQRQRAFVAMVLCQDTDHVLLDEPLNGLDLKHAVSMMKRLRHAADTLGKSFVLVLHDINFASCYSDHIVAMRDGKVAFQGRPEDIMRPDVLRAIYELDISVQQIEGDWIATHYR; encoded by the coding sequence ATGATCGAGGCGAAGAACGTCAGCAAGCGCTACGGTGAAACGCTGGTGGTGGATGGCGTCACCCTGAGCCTGCCCGTGGGCGGCATCACCTCCATCATCGGCCCCAACGGCGCGGGCAAGTCGACCCTGCTGTCCATGATGAGCCGGGTGATGCCCATGTCGTCGGGCAACGTCTGGGTGGACGGGCTGGACGTCACCACCACGCCGGGGGACACACTCGCGAAGCGGCTGGCCATCCTCCGGCAGGACAACCACATCTCCGCCCGGCTGACGGTGCGTGAATTGGTGACCTTCGGCCGCTATCCACACACCAAGGACCGCCCCACCGTGCAGGACCGCGAACACGTGGAGCGGGCCATCGAGCACATGGGGCTGAGCGCGCTCGCCGACCGCTTCCTGGATGAGATGTCCGGCGGCCAGCGTCAGCGCGCCTTCGTGGCCATGGTGCTCTGCCAGGACACGGACCACGTGCTGCTGGACGAGCCGCTCAACGGCCTGGACCTGAAACACGCGGTGTCCATGATGAAGCGGCTCCGGCACGCCGCGGACACGCTGGGCAAGAGCTTCGTGCTGGTGCTGCACGATATCAACTTCGCCTCCTGCTACTCCGACCACATCGTCGCCATGCGCGACGGCAAGGTCGCGTTCCAGGGCCGCCCGGAGGACATCATGCGCCCCGACGTCCTGCGCGCCATCTACGAGCTGGACATCTCCGTGCAGCAGATTGAAGGCGACTGGATTGCCACCCACTACCGGTGA
- a CDS encoding siderophore ABC transporter substrate-binding protein, whose amino-acid sequence MSPSNRRSLPLFALLSVVVVLAVLWVGVRFQRPDAAASAPAAEAVAPEGRTVTHGQGTTVVPLKPRRVVVFDLVALDILQALEVDVHGVAGDMFPQHLTRFRDAKYPRMGTLFEPDYEALQAAKPDLIITGGRSSAKYANLSRIAPTIDVPMSGKDFIASVIANTEMLASVFGKEEKARGLIEDLRKSVADLQQVTATRGKGLVVLVTGGRMSAYGPGSRFGVIHGDFGVPEAAEGLRTSLHGESISAEFIREKNPDWLFVIDRDAATGQKEGNARQVLDNELVRQTTAWQKNQVVYLDPGVTYLTGGGILSVKQLRDQVASAYTQAQ is encoded by the coding sequence GTGAGTCCATCCAACAGGCGTTCCCTTCCGCTCTTCGCCCTGCTTTCCGTCGTCGTCGTGCTGGCCGTCCTGTGGGTAGGCGTGAGGTTCCAGCGCCCGGACGCCGCCGCGTCCGCTCCCGCCGCGGAGGCTGTCGCGCCGGAGGGCCGGACGGTGACGCACGGACAAGGCACCACCGTCGTCCCGTTGAAGCCGCGGCGGGTGGTGGTGTTCGACCTGGTGGCGCTGGACATCCTCCAGGCCCTGGAGGTGGACGTCCACGGCGTAGCGGGCGACATGTTCCCCCAGCACCTGACCCGGTTCCGGGACGCGAAGTACCCGCGCATGGGCACCCTGTTCGAGCCTGACTACGAGGCACTCCAGGCCGCGAAGCCCGACCTCATCATCACCGGGGGCCGCTCCAGCGCGAAGTATGCAAACCTCTCCCGCATCGCGCCCACCATCGACGTGCCGATGAGCGGCAAGGACTTCATCGCCTCGGTGATTGCCAACACGGAGATGCTGGCCAGCGTCTTCGGCAAGGAGGAGAAGGCGCGCGGCCTGATTGAGGACCTGCGCAAGTCGGTGGCGGACCTCCAGCAGGTGACGGCGACCCGTGGCAAGGGCCTGGTCGTGCTCGTCACCGGAGGGCGCATGAGCGCCTATGGCCCGGGTTCGCGCTTTGGCGTCATCCATGGTGACTTCGGCGTGCCCGAGGCCGCCGAGGGCCTGCGCACCTCGCTGCACGGCGAGTCCATCAGCGCGGAGTTCATCCGGGAGAAGAACCCCGACTGGCTGTTCGTCATCGACCGGGACGCCGCCACCGGTCAGAAGGAAGGCAATGCCCGGCAGGTGCTGGACAACGAATTGGTGCGGCAGACGACGGCCTGGCAGAAGAACCAGGTCGTCTACCTGGACCCCGGCGTCACCTACCTGACCGGCGGCGGCATCCTGTCCGTCAAGCAGCTGCGCGACCAGGTCGCGAGCGCCTACACGCAGGCCCAGTAG
- a CDS encoding class I SAM-dependent methyltransferase translates to MRREHEGAAVRREFFRSAYLLGAPWDIGRPQRAFVQLWEAGAISGEVLDVGCGFAENALFLAAKGLPVCGVDMMEPAIQRARETASLRGLDVDLRVGNALELATLGRRFDTILDSALLHVFEPGDRPAFAASLASVLRPGGHYHALYFRDGPRAVPPEAVSATFGEGWRVKSIQEAHYEQTDPEGAQAWLATIERLPPSSSTED, encoded by the coding sequence ATGCGGCGGGAGCATGAAGGGGCAGCGGTCCGGCGCGAGTTCTTCCGCTCGGCATACCTGCTGGGCGCGCCCTGGGACATCGGACGGCCCCAACGGGCCTTCGTCCAGTTGTGGGAGGCCGGCGCGATTTCCGGCGAGGTGCTCGACGTGGGCTGCGGCTTCGCGGAGAACGCCCTCTTCCTGGCGGCCAAGGGCCTGCCGGTGTGCGGCGTGGACATGATGGAGCCGGCCATCCAGCGGGCACGCGAGACGGCCTCTCTGCGCGGGCTCGACGTGGACCTGCGCGTGGGCAACGCCCTGGAGCTGGCCACGCTGGGCCGGCGCTTCGACACCATCCTTGATTCGGCCCTGCTCCACGTCTTCGAGCCTGGAGACCGGCCCGCGTTCGCCGCCAGCCTCGCGAGCGTGCTCCGGCCCGGCGGACACTACCATGCGCTGTACTTCCGCGACGGGCCGCGCGCCGTTCCACCGGAGGCAGTGAGCGCGACCTTCGGGGAAGGCTGGCGCGTGAAGTCCATCCAGGAGGCGCACTACGAGCAGACCGACCCGGAGGGCGCACAGGCCTGGCTCGCCACCATCGAACGGCTGCCTCCTTCGTCATCGACGGAGGACTGA
- a CDS encoding cytochrome P450, with product MPQVRLPPGPQGHFIAGNLVEFSEDPLGFLTRCAREYGDVVRLGKRNFLLNHPDLIERVLVNGDGNFVKLAGVGQGKRHKGGFPEAMMNSEGEDWLRKRRLVQPAFHRKHVAACGDTVVALTETMLQTWRPGDARDVHADVSALALDIVSRFLFHTPIDDEARHVAAAVDAVMRHTDSPLRPPIWVPTPTNLRLRRALGRLNTLLATLVRRYREQPESRTDLLALLLSAPVPLSETQLRDELATMIMSGHETTADALVWAWYLLAQHPEAEALLVAELETVLGGRLPGAEDLPRLRYTEAVVKEAMRLYSPAWITSREALRDCELGGFHVPAGTMLAVSQWVTHRDARYFDAPESFRPERWLAEDAQRMHRYVYFPFGGGPRFCIGSVLAMMETVLITACVARRFRLELAPGCVVRPRPALALQPLGVRLIPRHRSHKTQEGEVRHAAGA from the coding sequence ATGCCACAGGTGCGCCTTCCGCCGGGGCCCCAGGGCCACTTCATTGCTGGCAACCTGGTGGAGTTCTCCGAGGACCCGCTGGGGTTCCTCACCCGCTGCGCCAGGGAGTACGGCGACGTGGTGCGCCTGGGGAAGCGCAACTTCCTCCTCAATCACCCGGACCTGATTGAACGCGTCCTCGTCAACGGCGACGGCAACTTCGTGAAGCTCGCCGGAGTGGGCCAGGGCAAGCGTCACAAAGGCGGCTTTCCCGAAGCGATGATGAACAGCGAGGGCGAGGACTGGCTGCGCAAGCGGCGCCTCGTCCAGCCCGCGTTCCATCGCAAGCACGTGGCCGCGTGTGGTGACACCGTGGTGGCCCTCACCGAAACGATGCTCCAGACGTGGCGTCCGGGCGACGCGCGGGACGTGCACGCGGACGTGTCCGCGCTGGCGCTCGACATCGTCAGCCGCTTCCTCTTCCACACGCCCATCGACGACGAGGCCCGCCACGTGGCCGCCGCCGTGGACGCCGTCATGCGGCACACCGACAGCCCCCTGCGTCCGCCCATCTGGGTGCCCACGCCCACCAACCTCCGCCTGCGCCGCGCCCTGGGCCGGCTCAACACGCTGCTCGCGACGCTCGTGCGCCGCTATCGGGAGCAACCGGAGTCGCGCACGGACCTGCTCGCCCTGCTCCTGTCCGCTCCGGTGCCCCTCTCCGAAACCCAGCTGCGCGATGAGCTGGCGACGATGATCATGTCCGGGCACGAGACGACGGCGGACGCGCTCGTGTGGGCCTGGTACCTGCTGGCCCAGCACCCGGAGGCCGAGGCCCTGCTGGTGGCGGAGCTGGAGACGGTGCTCGGGGGCCGGCTCCCTGGCGCCGAGGACCTTCCCCGCCTGCGCTACACGGAGGCGGTGGTGAAGGAGGCCATGCGCCTGTACTCACCGGCGTGGATTACCAGCCGGGAGGCGCTGCGCGACTGTGAGCTCGGTGGGTTCCACGTCCCGGCGGGCACGATGCTGGCGGTGAGCCAATGGGTCACCCACCGCGACGCGCGCTACTTCGACGCCCCCGAGTCCTTCCGTCCCGAGCGCTGGCTGGCCGAGGACGCCCAGCGCATGCACCGGTACGTCTACTTCCCGTTCGGCGGCGGCCCCCGGTTCTGCATCGGCTCGGTGCTGGCGATGATGGAGACGGTGCTCATCACCGCGTGCGTGGCACGGCGGTTCCGGCTGGAGCTGGCACCGGGCTGCGTGGTGCGGCCCCGGCCGGCGCTCGCGCTCCAGCCGCTCGGAGTCCGGCTGATTCCGCGGCATCGCTCTCACAAAACCCAGGAAGGCGAGGTGCGGCATGCGGCGGGAGCATGA
- a CDS encoding FAD-dependent oxidoreductase, with protein MDEPGHRFGSAVVMGGSMAGLLSARALADHFEKVIILERDSLPGTHAARKGVPQGTHVHVMLDAGHRLLERFFPGLLQDLQDQGAALIDSSRDVAWHHFGVWKSRVPQGLPLLVCTRPFLEWHVLRRVLALPNVEFHGGVSVEGLLTDASHQRVTGVRLKKAGVEEPLEAALVVDATGRGSRAPQWLEALGHARPEEEQVRVDLAYTTRLYEPPAHRQEDWKVLMQYPCPPVNWRAGFISRVEQDRWIVTLNGYFGEHAPTDDEGFLAFARSLPQPDLYACLREARPLGPLTLHKVKESRWRHYERLARFPENWVIVGDAVCAFNPVFGQGMSVAAQGAALLHACIEEQARRFPTTLDGLAQRFRKRLSDTIRLPWFMGTNIDLQYPQAVGQRKPGVGVLHWYIRRMMERSSRDAAVHRQFNRLLHLQAGLGAVLQPSVALPVLADGARALFMPLHARANTDIRPALPASSP; from the coding sequence GTGGACGAGCCTGGACATCGCTTTGGAAGCGCCGTGGTCATGGGCGGCAGCATGGCGGGGCTGCTGAGCGCCCGCGCGCTCGCGGACCACTTCGAGAAAGTCATCATCCTGGAGCGGGACTCGCTCCCCGGCACGCACGCGGCGCGCAAGGGTGTTCCCCAGGGCACGCACGTCCACGTGATGCTGGACGCGGGTCACCGCCTCCTGGAGCGCTTCTTCCCCGGCCTCCTCCAGGACCTCCAGGACCAGGGGGCCGCGCTCATCGATTCGAGCCGGGACGTCGCGTGGCACCACTTCGGCGTCTGGAAGTCGCGCGTCCCCCAGGGCCTCCCCCTGCTGGTGTGTACGCGTCCCTTCCTGGAATGGCACGTGCTGCGCCGGGTGCTGGCGCTGCCCAACGTCGAGTTTCACGGCGGCGTCTCGGTCGAAGGGCTGCTCACGGACGCCTCCCACCAGCGCGTCACCGGCGTGCGGTTGAAGAAGGCCGGCGTGGAGGAACCGCTGGAGGCCGCGCTGGTGGTGGATGCCACGGGCCGGGGCTCGCGTGCGCCCCAGTGGCTGGAGGCCCTGGGCCATGCACGTCCCGAAGAGGAACAGGTGCGGGTGGACCTCGCGTACACCACCCGCCTCTACGAACCTCCCGCGCACCGCCAGGAGGACTGGAAGGTGCTCATGCAGTACCCGTGTCCGCCGGTGAACTGGCGCGCGGGCTTCATCTCCCGCGTGGAGCAGGACCGCTGGATTGTCACCCTCAATGGGTACTTCGGTGAGCACGCGCCCACGGACGACGAAGGCTTCCTCGCGTTCGCCCGCTCACTGCCCCAGCCAGACCTGTACGCCTGCCTGCGGGAGGCCCGGCCGTTGGGTCCGCTCACCCTGCACAAGGTGAAGGAGAGCCGCTGGCGGCACTATGAACGCCTCGCGCGCTTCCCGGAGAACTGGGTCATCGTCGGTGACGCCGTGTGTGCCTTCAACCCCGTCTTCGGCCAGGGCATGTCGGTGGCGGCCCAGGGCGCGGCGCTGCTCCACGCCTGCATCGAAGAGCAGGCCAGGCGCTTCCCCACGACGCTCGACGGACTCGCCCAGCGCTTCCGCAAACGCCTGTCCGACACCATCCGCCTGCCCTGGTTCATGGGCACGAACATCGACCTGCAGTACCCGCAGGCCGTCGGCCAGCGGAAGCCCGGCGTGGGGGTGCTGCACTGGTACATCCGGCGGATGATGGAGCGCAGCTCCCGGGACGCCGCCGTGCACCGGCAGTTCAACCGCCTCCTGCATCTCCAGGCAGGGCTGGGCGCCGTCCTCCAGCCTTCAGTGGCCCTGCCAGTGCTCGCGGACGGCGCCCGAGCGCTGTTCATGCCCCTGCATGCGCGGGCGAACACAGACATCCGCCCGGCCCTGCCCGCCTCATCTCCATGA
- a CDS encoding iron chelate uptake ABC transporter family permease subunit has protein sequence MPASAPSVNPLRPLLVLGCVAVAFMALFMLVDVSGPWDFVLPFRGKKVATALLVGYAVAVSTVLFQTVTGNRVLTPAIMGFDYLYVLIQTCLVFFLGSTTVAGLDPRFLFGAEVIIMVAFSAMLHGWLFGRARGNVHLLLLSGVVMGVLFRSLSSFVQRVIEPNEFIFLQDRFFASFNDPEHDLLLLSAVLTLGVSVLGLRLLRACDVLVLGREAAINLGVDYQRTVSWVLALVAILVAVSTALVGPVTFLGLLVANIAYAVMRTYQHAFVLPAAALIAAIALVAGQFILERVFRLDTNPRVIIEFVGGAVFIAMLMRKATR, from the coding sequence GTGCCGGCTAGCGCCCCGTCCGTCAACCCCCTGCGGCCCCTGCTCGTGCTGGGCTGCGTGGCCGTGGCCTTCATGGCCCTGTTCATGCTCGTCGACGTGAGCGGCCCGTGGGACTTCGTGCTGCCCTTCCGCGGGAAGAAGGTCGCCACCGCGCTGCTGGTGGGCTACGCCGTCGCCGTCTCCACGGTGCTCTTCCAGACGGTGACGGGCAACCGCGTGCTGACGCCCGCCATCATGGGGTTCGACTACCTGTACGTGCTCATCCAGACGTGCCTGGTGTTCTTCCTGGGCTCCACCACCGTGGCGGGGCTGGACCCCCGGTTCCTGTTCGGCGCGGAGGTCATCATCATGGTGGCCTTCTCCGCCATGCTGCACGGCTGGCTCTTCGGCAGGGCCCGGGGCAACGTCCACCTGCTGCTGCTCAGCGGCGTGGTGATGGGCGTGCTGTTCCGGAGCCTGTCGTCGTTCGTCCAGCGCGTCATCGAGCCCAACGAGTTCATCTTCCTGCAGGACCGCTTCTTCGCCAGCTTCAACGACCCGGAGCACGACCTGCTGCTGCTCTCCGCGGTGCTGACGCTGGGGGTCTCCGTGCTGGGCCTGCGGCTGCTGCGCGCCTGTGACGTCCTGGTGCTGGGCCGGGAGGCCGCCATCAACCTGGGCGTGGACTACCAGCGGACGGTGTCATGGGTGCTGGCGCTGGTGGCCATCCTGGTCGCCGTGTCCACCGCGCTGGTGGGGCCCGTGACGTTCCTGGGGTTGCTGGTGGCCAACATCGCCTACGCGGTGATGCGGACGTATCAGCACGCGTTCGTCCTCCCCGCCGCCGCGCTCATCGCCGCCATCGCCCTGGTCGCTGGGCAGTTCATCCTGGAGCGCGTCTTCCGCCTGGACACCAATCCCCGGGTCATCATCGAGTTCGTCGGTGGGGCGGTGTTCATCGCGATGCTCATGAGAAAGGCCACGAGATGA
- a CDS encoding ABC transporter permease — protein MKRAFAAAAVLVTLAVVSLLIGASDVSWRALFAPEPDERALQVLVISRLPRLFAVMLAGTSLGVAGLIMQMIARNRFVEPTTAGTAESASLGLLTATLLAPGLPVLGKMMVATVFALAGTALFLLVLRRMPLRSALIVPVVGLILGGIIDSATTFFAYRYDLLQTVNAWTTGDFSTVLRGRYELLWVTLGLTCAAYTAADRFTVAGMGETFTTNLGLNYPRIVALGLFIVALVTAMVVVTVGMIPFLGLIVPNLVSMVMGDNARRSIPWVAVSGAAFVLLCDIVGRVVRHPYEIPGGTIAGVIGSVLFLYLLLKRGARAG, from the coding sequence GTGAAGCGCGCGTTCGCCGCCGCCGCCGTCCTCGTCACGCTGGCGGTGGTCAGCCTCCTGATTGGCGCCAGTGACGTGTCCTGGCGCGCCCTCTTCGCTCCCGAGCCGGATGAGCGCGCCCTCCAGGTGCTGGTCATCAGCCGGCTGCCGCGCCTGTTCGCCGTCATGCTGGCGGGCACGTCCCTGGGCGTCGCGGGCCTCATCATGCAGATGATTGCCCGCAACCGCTTCGTGGAGCCCACGACGGCGGGCACCGCAGAGTCCGCCAGCCTGGGCCTGCTGACCGCCACCCTGCTGGCGCCGGGCCTTCCGGTGCTCGGGAAGATGATGGTGGCCACCGTCTTCGCCCTCGCGGGGACGGCGCTGTTCCTGCTGGTGCTGCGGCGCATGCCCCTGCGCTCGGCCCTCATCGTCCCGGTGGTGGGCCTGATTCTGGGCGGCATCATCGATTCGGCGACGACCTTCTTCGCCTATCGGTACGACCTGCTTCAGACGGTCAACGCGTGGACCACCGGCGACTTCTCCACCGTGCTTCGCGGCCGTTACGAGCTGCTGTGGGTGACGCTGGGCCTCACCTGCGCCGCCTACACCGCCGCGGACCGCTTCACCGTGGCCGGCATGGGCGAGACGTTCACCACCAACCTGGGGCTGAACTACCCGCGCATCGTCGCGCTGGGGCTGTTCATCGTCGCCCTGGTGACCGCGATGGTGGTCGTCACGGTGGGCATGATTCCGTTCCTGGGCCTGATTGTCCCCAACCTGGTCAGCATGGTCATGGGCGACAACGCGCGCAGGTCCATTCCCTGGGTCGCGGTGAGCGGCGCCGCGTTCGTGCTGCTCTGCGACATCGTGGGCCGCGTGGTGCGCCACCCGTATGAGATTCCCGGAGGCACCATCGCTGGCGTCATCGGCAGCGTGCTCTTCCTGTACCTCCTGCTGAAGCGAGGCGCCCGTGCCGGCTAG
- a CDS encoding cittilin family RiPP precursor, producing MKKALYSLAVLMRFARADKLSAPYIYY from the coding sequence ATGAAGAAGGCCCTGTACTCTTTGGCTGTGCTGATGCGGTTTGCTCGCGCGGACAAGCTCTCCGCCCCGTATATCTATTACTAA
- a CDS encoding RNA polymerase sigma factor: MMDIPSILERAHREDYGRIVATLIRVLDSDFGAAEEVVQEAFAAALKQWPREGVPREPAGWLMRVARNKAVDRMRRSARLEARVGALEAVAPSVDDAEWQTFPDDSLRLLFTCCHPALSPEAQVALALRCLCGLTTEEIARAFLVSPATLAQRLVRAQRKIRTARIPYVIPEPEVLAERTEGVLHTLYLVFSEGYAATDGPALLRVDLCEEALRLARLARSLLPGDAEVASLRALMLLHHSRRRARVAADGGLVLLDRQDRSLWDGAQRDEGLAELEAALAMGARGPYTVQAAIAALHAQAPRAEDTDWAQIAALYARLVVLTPGPVVALNHAAAVAMARGPEHGLSLVDDLEASGRLADYHLLPAARADLLRRLGRKDEAVSAYRRALARVRTAPERRFLEARLRELLAE, translated from the coding sequence ATGATGGACATCCCCTCCATTCTCGAGCGGGCGCACCGTGAGGATTACGGGCGCATCGTGGCCACGCTCATCCGCGTGCTGGACAGCGACTTCGGCGCGGCGGAGGAGGTGGTGCAGGAAGCCTTCGCCGCTGCCTTGAAGCAGTGGCCGCGCGAGGGTGTGCCGCGCGAGCCGGCCGGTTGGCTGATGCGCGTCGCGCGCAACAAGGCGGTGGACCGCATGCGGCGGTCCGCTCGCCTGGAGGCGCGCGTGGGCGCGTTGGAGGCGGTGGCGCCATCCGTGGACGACGCCGAATGGCAGACGTTCCCGGACGACTCGCTGCGCCTTCTCTTCACCTGCTGTCACCCCGCCTTGTCTCCCGAGGCCCAGGTGGCGCTCGCGCTTCGTTGCCTGTGTGGGTTGACGACGGAGGAGATCGCCCGCGCCTTCCTCGTGTCACCCGCCACGCTGGCCCAGCGGCTGGTGCGCGCGCAGCGGAAGATACGCACCGCGCGCATTCCCTACGTCATCCCGGAGCCCGAGGTACTGGCGGAGCGCACCGAGGGCGTGCTGCACACGCTCTACCTCGTCTTCTCGGAGGGCTACGCGGCCACGGACGGGCCGGCGTTGCTGCGAGTGGACCTTTGCGAAGAGGCCCTGCGCCTGGCCCGGCTGGCGCGCTCGCTGCTCCCTGGCGACGCGGAGGTGGCGTCCCTGCGGGCGTTGATGCTGCTTCACCACTCCCGCCGCCGGGCACGCGTGGCGGCGGATGGCGGGCTGGTGCTGCTGGACCGGCAGGACCGCTCGCTCTGGGATGGCGCGCAGCGGGACGAAGGACTGGCGGAGCTGGAGGCCGCGCTCGCCATGGGCGCTCGGGGGCCGTACACGGTGCAGGCGGCCATCGCGGCGCTGCATGCCCAGGCTCCGCGCGCCGAGGACACCGACTGGGCGCAGATTGCCGCGCTGTATGCGCGGCTGGTGGTGTTGACGCCGGGGCCCGTGGTGGCGCTCAACCATGCCGCCGCCGTGGCGATGGCCCGCGGCCCCGAGCACGGATTGTCCCTGGTGGATGACCTGGAGGCCTCCGGACGGCTGGCGGACTACCACCTGCTGCCGGCCGCGCGCGCGGACCTGCTCCGGCGTCTGGGGCGCAAGGACGAGGCCGTGAGTGCGTACCGGCGGGCACTGGCAAGGGTTCGCACCGCGCCCGAGCGGCGTTTCCTGGAAGCGCGGCTCCGCGAGCTGCTGGCGGAGTGA